In Aulosira sp. FACHB-615, the following are encoded in one genomic region:
- the purB gene encoding adenylosuccinate lyase — translation MIERYTLPEMGNLWTEFYKFKTWLQVEIAACEAQAELGYIPSGAVEEIKAKANFEPKRILEIEAEVRHDVIAFLTNVNEYVGEAGRYIHLGLTSSDVLDTALALQLVASLDVISQRLADLIEVIRQKAREHKNTVMIGRSHGIHAEPITFGFKLAGWLAEVLRHQERLKILRETIAVGKISGAVGTYANIEPRVEAIACEKLGLKPDTASTQVISRDRHADYVQQLALLAASIERFAVEIRNLQKTDVLEVEEFFAKGQKGSSAMPHKRNPIRSERLTGMARLVRSHAGATLENVALWHERDISHSSVERVVLPDACILTHFMLIEITDLVKNLLVYPENMARNLNCYGGVVFSQRVLLTLVDKGLNREEAYAIVQQSAHTAWNKPDGNFHDLISQDPRVTAKLSPAEIEKCFDPQHHLQHLEEIYQRLDI, via the coding sequence TTGATTGAGCGTTATACCTTGCCCGAAATGGGCAACCTGTGGACTGAATTTTATAAGTTCAAAACCTGGCTTCAGGTAGAGATTGCAGCTTGCGAAGCCCAAGCTGAATTAGGTTACATTCCCTCTGGTGCAGTTGAGGAAATCAAAGCCAAGGCTAATTTTGAGCCGAAACGGATTCTGGAAATTGAAGCAGAAGTCCGTCATGATGTCATCGCTTTCTTGACAAACGTCAACGAATATGTAGGTGAGGCTGGACGTTATATTCACTTAGGTCTAACTAGTTCCGATGTACTAGATACGGCTTTAGCATTGCAACTAGTCGCCAGCTTGGATGTGATATCCCAAAGACTGGCAGATTTGATTGAGGTAATTCGCCAAAAGGCGCGGGAACACAAAAATACCGTGATGATTGGCCGATCGCATGGTATCCACGCCGAACCGATTACCTTTGGTTTTAAGTTAGCTGGCTGGTTAGCAGAAGTATTGCGCCATCAAGAACGTCTCAAAATTCTGCGGGAAACTATTGCAGTGGGTAAGATTTCCGGTGCGGTGGGAACTTACGCCAACATTGAACCCCGTGTAGAAGCGATCGCCTGTGAAAAACTGGGACTCAAACCAGACACAGCTTCCACCCAAGTAATTTCCCGCGATCGCCACGCCGACTATGTACAGCAATTGGCATTACTCGCCGCATCCATTGAACGTTTTGCCGTCGAAATTCGCAACCTGCAAAAAACAGACGTTCTGGAAGTAGAAGAATTTTTCGCCAAAGGGCAGAAAGGTTCCAGTGCGATGCCCCACAAACGCAATCCCATTCGTTCCGAACGATTAACCGGGATGGCGCGTTTAGTCAGAAGTCATGCGGGTGCAACTTTAGAAAACGTCGCTTTGTGGCATGAACGGGATATTTCCCACAGTTCTGTAGAACGGGTAGTGTTGCCAGATGCGTGTATTTTAACGCACTTCATGTTGATAGAAATCACTGACTTAGTAAAAAATCTGCTGGTGTATCCAGAGAACATGGCGCGAAATCTCAACTGTTATGGCGGTGTAGTCTTTAGTCAAAGAGTACTACTCACCTTAGTAGACAAAGGTTTAAACCGCGAAGAAGCTTATGCGATCGTGCAGCAAAGCGCCCATACTGCTTGGAATAAGCCAGACGGTAATTTTCACGATTTGATTAGCCAAGATCCACGAGTCACAGCAAAACTCTCCCCCGCAGAAATTGAAAAGTGTTTTGATCCTCAACACCATCTCCAACATTTAGAAGAAATTTACCAGCGTTTGGATATTTAG
- a CDS encoding DUF4126 domain-containing protein: MVEILAMLSASAAAGLRIGIPLLIIGLLQGSNLWSQTPILSHISPKILLCLITSWSLLEFFGSKKLLGQRVIQVVELLLSPIVGAIMGLAVASATDTPDWLIALTGGLLALVLQLVQIGWFYRLRGLPLWAAFLQDTLCIALVLFAFDAPWQGGIIALVLLWFAVRSAKQWYDWRYQKNDIY, encoded by the coding sequence ATGGTTGAAATACTTGCCATGCTTTCTGCTTCTGCGGCAGCAGGATTAAGAATAGGCATACCTCTATTAATTATCGGACTGTTGCAGGGCAGCAACTTGTGGTCGCAGACACCGATTTTATCTCACATTTCCCCCAAGATTTTGTTGTGCTTAATTACCAGTTGGTCATTACTGGAATTTTTTGGCAGCAAAAAATTGCTGGGACAAAGAGTAATACAGGTAGTTGAACTATTGTTATCTCCAATAGTGGGGGCAATTATGGGTTTAGCCGTTGCTTCGGCTACAGATACACCCGACTGGTTGATTGCTTTAACGGGTGGATTATTAGCTTTAGTATTACAACTGGTGCAGATTGGTTGGTTTTATCGCCTACGTGGCTTACCTTTGTGGGCGGCTTTTCTGCAAGATACTCTCTGCATTGCCTTAGTTTTGTTTGCCTTTGATGCACCGTGGCAAGGGGGAATAATTGCTTTAGTACTGTTGTGGTTTGCGGTGCGTAGTGCTAAACAATGGTACGACTGGCGTTATCAAAAGAACGATATTTATTAA